The following proteins are encoded in a genomic region of Sneathiella marina:
- a CDS encoding paraquat-inducible protein A, whose translation MREDIFIESDFAYTDTRLACPECDLVHAIADINEGEQGRCTRCGALLFVRHRNSLDRSLAFALTGFLFFILANMFPLLTFELDGRSQSNRLIDGAIAFLNEGYWELGIVVFVSSVLAPMMVLIVLISLLLPLRLNRLPFNPQFQIRMLMHLRPWAMSEIFILGIIVAFVKLSDFAEVSVGLSLFAFVLMVAATVMAYLTLDDEALWSRLDEVKS comes from the coding sequence ATGCGGGAGGATATTTTTATCGAGAGTGATTTTGCCTATACGGATACCAGGCTTGCGTGTCCGGAATGCGATCTTGTGCATGCTATCGCGGATATTAATGAGGGAGAACAGGGGCGGTGTACCCGCTGCGGTGCGCTGTTATTTGTCCGGCATCGAAACAGCCTTGATAGATCATTGGCTTTTGCGCTGACCGGATTTCTTTTCTTTATACTGGCCAATATGTTTCCGCTTCTGACTTTTGAGTTGGACGGCCGTTCGCAATCCAACAGGTTGATTGACGGGGCAATTGCCTTTTTGAACGAAGGCTATTGGGAACTGGGGATTGTTGTTTTTGTCTCGAGTGTGCTTGCGCCCATGATGGTCCTTATTGTGCTGATCTCATTGTTGCTGCCACTGCGGCTGAACCGATTACCCTTCAATCCTCAATTCCAGATCAGAATGCTCATGCATCTTCGCCCTTGGGCAATGTCGGAGATTTTTATTCTGGGGATCATCGTCGCGTTTGTGAAGTTAAGCGATTTTGCCGAAGTGAGTGTCGGATTGTCCCTCTTTGCCTTTGTCTTGATGGTGGCGGCAACGGTAATGGCCTATCTGACCCTGGATGACGAAGCCCTGTGGTCGCGGCTGGATGAAGTGAAATCATGA
- a CDS encoding paraquat-inducible protein A: MTGHYVTARSMDAVSCPTCGLLISNSYRRSTSNRCPRCDSELSSRKRNSLKRTWALLIAAAILYVPANVYPILTLVSFGKSTTNTIMGGVIELVHSGQWTIAAIVFIASVIVPIFKIVALFFLVITVQFNVTWHPRNRALLYRFTEFIGRWSMIDIFMISILIALVKLQAIATVEAGAGAIAFAAVVIITMFAAMTFDPRLIWDKLGEKV; the protein is encoded by the coding sequence ATGACCGGGCATTATGTAACAGCGCGGTCGATGGACGCCGTTTCCTGTCCAACCTGCGGCTTGCTGATTTCAAATTCCTATCGGCGTTCGACTTCCAATCGCTGCCCAAGATGTGACAGCGAGCTCAGCTCCCGAAAAAGGAACAGTCTTAAGCGGACCTGGGCGTTGTTGATTGCTGCTGCAATTCTGTATGTTCCGGCCAATGTCTACCCCATTCTCACCCTTGTATCTTTCGGCAAATCGACAACCAACACCATTATGGGCGGGGTCATAGAACTCGTGCATTCCGGTCAATGGACCATCGCCGCAATCGTTTTTATTGCAAGCGTAATAGTCCCGATATTCAAAATTGTAGCTTTGTTCTTTTTAGTCATAACCGTGCAGTTCAATGTGACCTGGCACCCCCGCAATCGCGCATTGCTATATCGCTTTACGGAATTTATCGGGCGTTGGTCGATGATTGATATATTTATGATTTCTATCCTTATTGCACTTGTTAAATTACAAGCCATAGCTACGGTGGAGGCTGGCGCTGGCGCAATTGCCTTTGCTGCCGTGGTTATCATTACGATGTTCGCTGCCATGACGTTTGACCCGCGTTTGATTTGGGACAAGTTGGGGGAAAAAGTATGA
- a CDS encoding intermembrane transport protein PqiB: MTEESNLDVPQAKIRRGYGSLLSIWLVPIIALGVAAFLIVKTVVEKGTEISVIFENAEGMTPGKTQLKFKDVNIGLLTRIDILDDEKGVSVVIDVNREADKYLTDTARFWVVSPSIGLQGITGLETILSGSFIEIDPGTGGERKEAFEGLATPPVITSTDKGTEFVLSTKSLGNISRGTPVVYKGLRVGTVLGYRLAKSNESIDVYTFVKAPFDALVLEGTNFWNAGGVNINVSTSGIEVGAESLQALITGAVEFDTQSIYKNTWKAESGHKFKLYRNFKAKEDAKYTEKADYVLYFAGSVSGLAVGASVEFRGIRIGTVKEITLEIDEEKKKYHIPVLIEIEPQRITITDAGKKLLSVVEAGNLRKKIIENLIMRGLKGKLKSANFLTGQLIVDLVLAPDTKAVFLATSDRYPEIPTMPADIEKITTSVAQLVEKFSKLPIEELGKNLTETVGGIDKFINSGELQSTIAEYRKLAVTVRKVAESFDEKTLPQIGMTLDETRDAIKKIDATLATAEKMFSSANSLIADGSPFKYDLTVMLQELSAASRAVRGLAEFLERNPSALISGKR, from the coding sequence ATGACCGAAGAGAGTAACCTGGACGTACCACAGGCTAAAATTCGCCGCGGTTATGGGAGTCTGCTCAGTATTTGGCTGGTCCCGATTATCGCGCTGGGGGTCGCGGCTTTTTTAATTGTCAAAACCGTCGTCGAGAAGGGCACCGAGATTTCCGTGATTTTTGAAAATGCGGAAGGAATGACCCCGGGGAAAACCCAACTCAAATTCAAGGATGTGAACATCGGTTTGTTGACGCGGATCGATATTCTTGATGATGAAAAGGGCGTGAGCGTGGTGATTGATGTCAATCGGGAAGCCGATAAGTATCTGACGGATACTGCGCGGTTCTGGGTTGTCTCCCCGTCGATTGGATTGCAGGGCATTACCGGCCTGGAAACAATATTGTCAGGATCCTTTATCGAGATTGACCCCGGAACAGGAGGCGAGCGTAAAGAGGCGTTTGAGGGACTGGCGACGCCGCCGGTGATTACGTCGACGGACAAGGGGACAGAATTTGTCCTGTCGACCAAGAGTTTAGGCAATATTTCGCGCGGAACGCCGGTTGTCTATAAAGGGCTGAGGGTCGGTACTGTCCTCGGGTACCGCCTCGCCAAGAGCAACGAATCAATAGATGTTTATACATTTGTGAAGGCCCCTTTTGATGCCCTTGTGTTGGAAGGAACCAATTTCTGGAATGCGGGGGGTGTTAATATTAACGTATCGACATCCGGTATCGAGGTTGGCGCTGAATCGCTTCAGGCTCTCATCACGGGGGCCGTCGAGTTTGATACCCAGTCTATCTATAAAAACACCTGGAAGGCCGAGAGTGGCCATAAATTCAAACTCTATAGGAACTTTAAAGCCAAGGAAGACGCCAAATACACGGAAAAAGCTGATTACGTGCTGTATTTTGCCGGATCTGTCAGTGGACTTGCCGTTGGTGCTTCCGTGGAATTTCGCGGGATCAGAATAGGGACCGTGAAGGAAATCACCCTTGAGATTGATGAGGAAAAGAAAAAATACCATATTCCCGTATTGATCGAGATTGAACCTCAGCGGATTACAATCACGGATGCGGGGAAGAAATTGCTGTCGGTTGTTGAAGCGGGCAACTTGCGTAAGAAGATTATTGAAAATCTGATCATGCGGGGTTTGAAGGGGAAATTGAAATCGGCCAATTTCCTGACGGGTCAATTGATTGTTGATCTCGTTCTGGCGCCGGATACGAAAGCTGTCTTCCTGGCAACGAGTGATCGGTATCCTGAGATTCCAACCATGCCGGCAGATATCGAGAAAATCACCACTTCCGTCGCCCAGCTGGTTGAAAAATTCAGCAAATTACCCATCGAGGAACTGGGCAAGAATTTGACGGAAACTGTTGGTGGCATTGATAAATTCATTAATTCCGGAGAATTGCAATCGACCATTGCCGAATATCGCAAGCTTGCGGTAACCGTTCGTAAAGTCGCGGAAAGTTTCGATGAGAAAACCCTGCCGCAAATCGGCATGACGCTTGACGAAACCCGGGATGCCATCAAGAAGATTGATGCGACCCTTGCCACGGCGGAAAAAATGTTCAGTTCGGCAAATAGTCTGATTGCCGATGGATCCCCGTTCAAATATGATTTGACAGTGATGCTTCAGGAATTGTCTGCTGCAAGCAGGGCGGTCCGTGGTTTGGCTGAATTTCTGGAACGCAATCCCAGTGCGTTGATTAGCGGGAAAAGGTAA
- a CDS encoding PqiC family protein, producing the protein MTKIWRGGILRKLLAVIGLVAMTSACAGLPGSAPTNFYVIKPAAGLGPDAAANTLPQGISVGIGPIQIPGYADRSQIITFDGGARVTVADFDHWAAPLGDTIKRISSANVAALIGEEKVFPYPADFRPDRRSLQIALEIVDIGQRADGQAWVRARWHVKRLYDNQVAMRGSGNYEEPTTAGDYDTYAEGLSVIFGRLAKDLVASLDKVQFEPATN; encoded by the coding sequence ATGACGAAAATCTGGAGGGGCGGTATCTTGAGAAAACTACTGGCTGTTATTGGACTGGTTGCGATGACGAGCGCATGCGCCGGATTGCCCGGATCGGCTCCGACAAATTTTTACGTCATTAAACCGGCTGCCGGACTTGGCCCCGATGCCGCTGCAAATACCCTGCCGCAAGGTATAAGCGTTGGCATCGGACCCATCCAAATTCCGGGCTACGCGGATCGTTCCCAGATCATCACCTTTGATGGTGGGGCCCGGGTAACTGTTGCTGATTTTGACCATTGGGCGGCACCGCTTGGCGATACAATCAAGCGTATTTCAAGCGCCAATGTTGCGGCGCTGATCGGCGAAGAGAAAGTCTTTCCCTATCCCGCTGATTTCCGCCCCGACCGGCGATCCCTCCAGATCGCTCTTGAAATCGTTGATATCGGGCAGCGTGCAGATGGCCAGGCCTGGGTCAGGGCCCGCTGGCATGTCAAGCGCCTGTATGACAATCAGGTGGCGATGCGCGGCTCTGGAAATTATGAAGAGCCGACGACGGCAGGGGATTATGATACCTATGCCGAAGGGCTGAGTGTCATCTTCGGCCGTCTCGCAAAGGATTTGGTGGCGTCCCTTGACAAGGTTCAGTTTGAACCGGCCACAAACTAG
- a CDS encoding alkaline phosphatase family protein produces MSKPNVLFITIDQWRADSLGATGDPVIQTPVLDSLCGDGVVFLNHYSCSAPCGPSRATLHTGMYPSNHRSILNGTPLSGGLTNIAFEARKSGYDPILFGYTDTTPDPRDLGASDPAFRTYEGVLPGFTVGMNITSDCEPWLTYLRDKGYSVPGTGYDVYYPDPDFSLPADRHSTYAPARFKGEDSETAWLTDYVLKELKTDGDDPFFFHVSYLRPHPPFIATPELHDLYQPGQMKDPIRTRSLPEMAEQHPFLNFAYQKVRQEDYFMQGDGAVADLTVDEVLQIRATYKALVTEADQNIGRIISALKESGDYDDTLIVVTTDHGEQLGDHYLFGKLGFYDQSFHIPLIIKPPLSWGFNTGETVSAFTESVDIMPTILDGINQAIPRQCNGETLLPLLKGETPEGWRDAVHWLFDFRDPLQGRSEAFFDMPSSDCNVLVHRDEDFKYVHFANLPPLLFDMRNDPQEEHNLAEEPDYQAVVLHYVQKLLSWRMRHENSELADLITSDDGLTEKGAVITEL; encoded by the coding sequence ATGTCGAAACCAAACGTCCTTTTCATCACCATCGATCAGTGGCGCGCCGACAGCTTGGGCGCAACTGGCGATCCCGTGATACAAACGCCGGTTCTGGATAGCTTATGCGGTGATGGTGTCGTGTTTTTGAACCATTACAGCTGTTCTGCGCCTTGCGGTCCGTCCCGGGCGACCTTGCATACAGGAATGTATCCCAGTAACCACCGGTCCATTCTCAATGGCACGCCGTTAAGCGGCGGTCTGACGAATATTGCCTTTGAAGCCAGAAAATCAGGCTATGACCCTATTTTGTTCGGCTATACCGATACGACGCCGGACCCACGGGACCTGGGAGCCTCGGATCCGGCCTTTCGGACCTATGAAGGGGTTTTGCCGGGATTTACAGTTGGAATGAATATAACGTCAGACTGTGAACCCTGGCTGACTTATCTCCGGGATAAGGGCTACTCGGTACCCGGGACAGGATATGATGTTTATTACCCTGATCCTGACTTCAGCCTTCCGGCGGATCGGCACTCGACTTATGCGCCCGCCCGCTTCAAAGGAGAGGATAGCGAAACCGCCTGGTTGACGGACTATGTCCTGAAGGAGTTGAAGACTGACGGGGACGATCCCTTCTTCTTTCATGTTTCCTATTTGCGGCCACATCCGCCTTTTATCGCGACACCGGAATTGCATGACCTCTATCAGCCCGGGCAGATGAAAGACCCCATCCGGACCCGCAGCCTGCCGGAAATGGCGGAACAGCATCCGTTCCTTAACTTCGCCTATCAGAAAGTCCGGCAAGAAGACTATTTCATGCAAGGGGACGGGGCGGTGGCTGATCTGACCGTTGACGAGGTCTTGCAGATTCGCGCAACCTATAAGGCACTGGTGACAGAGGCGGATCAGAATATTGGCCGCATTATTTCGGCGCTGAAGGAAAGCGGCGACTATGACGATACCCTGATCGTGGTGACAACGGATCACGGGGAGCAGCTGGGCGATCATTATCTGTTTGGCAAGCTGGGCTTCTATGACCAGAGCTTTCATATTCCGCTCATCATCAAGCCACCGCTAAGTTGGGGGTTCAATACCGGAGAAACGGTGTCCGCCTTCACGGAATCCGTTGATATCATGCCGACGATACTCGATGGGATCAACCAGGCCATTCCGCGTCAATGTAACGGCGAAACGCTCTTGCCGCTGCTCAAAGGCGAAACGCCGGAGGGCTGGCGGGACGCTGTTCACTGGCTCTTTGATTTTCGCGATCCGTTGCAGGGACGATCGGAAGCCTTTTTCGATATGCCCTCATCTGACTGCAATGTCCTTGTCCATCGGGATGAAGACTTTAAATATGTGCATTTCGCCAATTTGCCGCCTTTGCTGTTTGATATGCGAAATGATCCGCAAGAAGAGCATAATCTGGCGGAAGAACCGGACTATCAAGCCGTCGTGCTTCACTATGTCCAGAAATTGCTGTCCTGGCGCATGCGTCATGAAAATTCGGAATTGGCTGACCTGATTACATCAGATGACGGGCTGACGGAAAAAGGGGCGGTGATTACGGAGCTTTAA